One Fuerstiella marisgermanici DNA window includes the following coding sequences:
- the ltrA gene encoding group II intron reverse transcriptase/maturase has translation MFSRYLPRHSDLLKATLSFAFWRAKLGDPGSKATIALHMMPMKQPVRSQLFLFDVTSNHDETSMHVQAEKARSADDSGKSDGGIVPLKREDQSRELKPGNAGAGKAARPSRDSSDTPTALSGGSPVLDRLDRITQRAETYSEEAFNNLFSLLNYELLWYAFRKLKRGKAPGVDGVTVDQYESNLRDNLHDLLTRLHRGAYRPQPSLRRDIPKGNGKTRPLGIASVEDKIVQRAVVMILERIYEVDFCETSYGFRPGRSCHQALSVHGQTIATRKVSWISDADIRGFFDNVCHERLLELLQKRISDPKLLALIQRFLKSGVMIEGRRRNTDEGVPQGSVLSPLLANVYLHYVLDQWFDRDVQPRMRGESYIVRFADDFICAFELESDARRFQDVLPKRLARYSLELAEEKTKLLRFGRFARRDCQRLGEGAPATFDFLGFTHYCGLSRAGKFKPKRKTASKKYRAKVGDLKHWFRRNLTTPLSEVWAKLNAKLRGHYQYYGINDNWSQLMKFRQAAKQLAFRWLNRRSQRKSKTWPQFDAYIARFPLASPSKLTDLIAIQPK, from the coding sequence ATGTTTTCTCGGTATCTGCCCAGGCATTCGGACCTGCTAAAGGCAACACTGAGTTTCGCGTTTTGGCGAGCGAAGCTCGGAGACCCGGGGTCGAAGGCCACGATCGCGCTACACATGATGCCAATGAAGCAACCAGTGAGATCCCAGCTGTTCTTGTTCGACGTGACGTCCAATCACGACGAAACGAGTATGCACGTACAAGCTGAAAAGGCAAGGAGTGCAGACGACTCTGGGAAGTCGGATGGCGGCATAGTACCGTTGAAGCGCGAAGACCAATCGCGTGAATTGAAGCCCGGTAATGCGGGTGCAGGGAAGGCCGCCAGGCCATCACGCGACTCCAGCGATACACCGACCGCACTCAGTGGCGGATCACCGGTGCTTGATCGACTGGATCGCATCACCCAACGCGCGGAAACGTACTCTGAAGAGGCGTTTAACAACCTCTTTTCGCTGCTCAATTACGAGTTGCTGTGGTATGCGTTTCGCAAGCTCAAGCGAGGCAAGGCACCCGGAGTCGACGGTGTCACGGTGGATCAATACGAGTCGAATCTGCGGGACAACCTGCACGACCTGTTAACCAGATTACACCGTGGTGCGTATCGGCCTCAGCCCAGTCTTCGTCGTGACATTCCGAAAGGGAATGGCAAGACCAGACCGCTGGGTATCGCCAGTGTGGAAGACAAGATCGTACAACGTGCGGTCGTGATGATTCTGGAACGGATCTACGAAGTCGACTTCTGTGAGACTTCCTATGGTTTCCGTCCGGGACGGTCATGCCACCAGGCTTTAAGTGTGCACGGTCAAACCATCGCGACCCGGAAAGTGAGCTGGATTTCGGACGCGGATATCCGTGGCTTCTTCGATAACGTTTGTCATGAACGTTTGCTCGAACTGCTACAAAAGCGGATTTCCGATCCGAAGCTATTGGCCCTGATCCAGCGCTTTCTGAAGTCCGGTGTGATGATCGAAGGTCGTCGCCGTAACACTGACGAAGGTGTTCCGCAAGGCTCGGTTCTTTCACCGTTATTAGCGAACGTGTATTTGCATTACGTCCTGGACCAATGGTTCGACCGGGATGTGCAGCCGCGTATGCGAGGTGAATCGTACATTGTCCGCTTCGCGGACGACTTCATTTGTGCGTTCGAACTGGAGTCTGACGCGAGACGCTTTCAGGATGTGCTACCGAAGCGACTGGCCCGATACTCGCTGGAGCTGGCCGAAGAGAAGACTAAACTGCTGCGGTTCGGCCGCTTTGCGAGACGCGATTGCCAGCGTCTTGGCGAAGGGGCTCCCGCGACGTTCGACTTCCTCGGCTTCACTCATTACTGCGGCCTGAGTCGTGCGGGAAAGTTCAAGCCGAAACGGAAGACAGCCAGTAAGAAATACCGAGCTAAGGTAGGCGATCTGAAGCATTGGTTCCGACGGAATCTGACGACACCTTTGTCCGAAGTCTGGGCGAAGTTGAATGCGAAGCTGCGTGGCCATTATCAGTACTATGGAATCAATGACAATTGGTCCCAACTGATGAAATTCCGCCAGGCAGCAAAGCAGCTGGCCTTCCGCTGGCTCAATCGTCGTTCGCAGAGGAAGTCAAAGACCTGGCCTCAGTTCGATGCGTACATAGCTCGCTTTCCCCTGGCATCTCCTTCGAAGCTGACTGACCTGATTGCGATACAGCCAAAGTGA
- a CDS encoding tyrosine-type recombinase/integrase: MTPWQSRTTVLTKRMADDMKLRNFAQATIDAYTYHVGRFAEFLGKSPEQASAEDVRSFQLHLIEVRKVGWSSFNQAVCGLRFLYRHTYPREWVVKMVPFDKRPKTLPEVLSGEEVSRLIECTTNIKHRTFLLTLYSAGLRLNEAAHLKIADIDSQRMQLRVTCGKGAKERRVPLSPRLLKELREYWKQYRPVTYLFPGRTRDVPLAPTTIQKVIKASTARAGIERNITPHTMRHSFATHLLEAGVDLLAISRLLGHKSFSTTMKYLHVRRLHLNSVPSPADWLPVRQLPGWAAPGAADVSVRSDGRKPTTD; encoded by the coding sequence ATGACGCCCTGGCAATCTCGCACAACTGTGCTCACGAAACGCATGGCCGATGATATGAAGCTGCGCAACTTTGCTCAGGCGACCATTGACGCCTACACGTATCATGTCGGCCGCTTCGCCGAGTTTCTCGGCAAGTCACCGGAACAGGCGTCCGCCGAAGACGTGCGATCGTTTCAACTGCACCTCATCGAAGTGAGGAAAGTTGGCTGGAGCTCCTTCAATCAGGCCGTGTGTGGCCTACGTTTTCTGTACCGCCACACGTACCCTCGCGAGTGGGTGGTGAAGATGGTGCCGTTCGACAAGCGCCCGAAGACCCTTCCGGAAGTTCTCAGCGGGGAAGAAGTTTCTCGGCTGATCGAATGTACGACGAATATCAAACATCGGACTTTTCTACTGACTCTCTATTCGGCCGGGCTGCGGCTGAACGAGGCGGCTCACCTGAAGATTGCCGACATCGACAGCCAGCGAATGCAGCTGCGAGTGACCTGCGGCAAAGGAGCGAAGGAACGACGCGTGCCGTTGTCGCCGAGACTGCTGAAAGAACTTCGCGAGTACTGGAAGCAGTATCGTCCGGTGACATATCTGTTTCCCGGACGAACCAGGGATGTTCCTCTGGCTCCGACCACCATTCAAAAAGTGATCAAAGCTTCGACAGCACGAGCGGGCATCGAACGCAACATCACGCCACACACGATGCGCCACAGCTTTGCGACTCACCTGCTGGAAGCGGGAGTCGATCTGCTGGCGATCAGTCGCCTGCTGGGTCACAAAAGCTTTTCAACGACGATGAAGTATCTGCATGTGCGACGCCTGCATCTGAACAGCGTGCCCAGTCCGGCGGACTGGCTGCCGGTGAGACAACTTCCGGGATGGGCGGCACCGGGCGCAGCGGATGTGAGCGTCCGCTCGGACGGCAGGAAACCGACGACAGATTAA
- a CDS encoding site-specific integrase, whose protein sequence is MSHDHSSQNGNNSNSDEQRSNNQPTKSLRERMSQDLQLRGMAQRTHDGYLREVRKLAGHYHTPPDQLSEQQVADYLLYLINDCEFAPGSLRVAYSGLKFFYKYTEPRDWKVLTKLRIPKQKTLPDVLSIDEVHRLIAAVRQPRNRACFWATYTLGLRMSEALSLQIGDIDAERMLVHVHRGKGAKDRFVTLPHSTLHVLRSYWKTHRNPTLLFPQIGRTKKEGPTTSRPMDPSTVQGCIKDVVSELGFTKQVSIHTLRHSIATHLFEAGVSLRWIQKFLGHKNLQTTLVYLHLTDPKEEDGRKTHDDIADAGTLFDNMFPPPGEPPIGPDNDPHRNRKPR, encoded by the coding sequence ATGTCACACGATCATTCTTCACAGAACGGGAACAACAGCAACTCGGACGAACAACGCAGTAACAACCAACCCACGAAGTCGCTCCGCGAACGGATGTCGCAGGATCTGCAGTTGCGGGGTATGGCGCAACGGACTCATGATGGCTACCTTCGCGAAGTTCGCAAGCTGGCCGGTCATTACCACACGCCGCCGGATCAGCTTTCCGAACAACAGGTCGCCGACTATCTGTTGTACCTGATCAACGACTGCGAGTTCGCTCCGGGTTCGCTGCGAGTCGCTTACAGTGGGCTCAAATTCTTCTACAAGTACACCGAACCGCGTGACTGGAAAGTGCTCACGAAGCTGCGTATTCCGAAACAGAAAACGCTGCCGGATGTGCTGTCCATCGACGAAGTTCACCGACTGATCGCCGCCGTGCGGCAGCCGCGCAATCGAGCCTGCTTCTGGGCCACCTATACGCTCGGCCTGCGGATGAGCGAAGCGCTGAGTCTGCAGATCGGCGACATCGATGCCGAACGCATGCTGGTGCATGTGCATCGTGGCAAGGGCGCGAAGGATCGCTTCGTGACGTTGCCGCATTCGACGCTGCATGTGCTGCGCAGTTACTGGAAGACGCATCGCAATCCAACGCTGCTGTTTCCGCAGATCGGACGCACGAAGAAAGAGGGCCCGACGACGTCGCGGCCGATGGATCCGTCGACCGTGCAAGGCTGCATCAAGGATGTGGTCAGCGAGCTCGGCTTCACCAAGCAGGTTTCGATCCACACGCTGCGGCACAGCATCGCCACGCATCTGTTTGAGGCCGGCGTGTCGCTGCGCTGGATTCAGAAGTTCCTTGGCCATAAGAACCTGCAGACGACGCTGGTCTACCTGCATCTGACGGATCCGAAGGAAGAAGACGGTCGCAAGACTCACGACGATATCGCCGACGCGGGAACATTGTTCGACAACATGTTTCCGCCGCCCGGCGAACCACCTATCGGTCCTGACAACGATCCGCACCGAAATCGCAAGCCGCGATAG
- a CDS encoding IS91 family transposase, with the protein MPTVADVLRQHGDDYLKQFGERMPLQHKRVLSFISKCRTGELGHLRYDCGDCQRTHWVGRSCNNRHCPNCQSDKTQKWLADRLSELLPVPYFMVTFTVPEALRKVVRAHQDVCYRALFDCGSQTIHELASGKRFVGTKRMGFFGVLHTWGRDFTVYNPHVHFVVPGGGVSEDGSQEPTATPRRMKRTRSSGSPRHGPPGPPGWQQCPPNFLLPEKAASTVFPAKFRDAVRAAGIEDEFLAADPRAWTRPWVMDVEAVGDGRGVLKYLAPYVYRVAISNNRIESMNETHVTYRYTPSGKKFSKRRKVSGQEFVRGFLQHVLPPNFHRIRYYGFLHSHSSLSIDYVRMLACFYLGMCYILAKRAVAEEPPKRPMVCRECGGDLHLVMITDHVGRVLYEHPLPYLDSG; encoded by the coding sequence ATGCCGACCGTTGCCGACGTATTGCGGCAGCACGGGGACGACTATCTGAAACAGTTCGGCGAACGCATGCCGTTGCAGCACAAGCGCGTGCTGAGTTTCATATCAAAGTGTCGCACCGGAGAACTGGGCCATCTGCGATACGACTGCGGCGACTGCCAGCGAACTCACTGGGTGGGACGCAGTTGCAACAACCGACACTGCCCGAACTGCCAGTCTGACAAGACGCAGAAGTGGCTCGCCGATCGTCTGTCCGAATTGCTGCCGGTGCCCTACTTTATGGTCACCTTCACAGTGCCCGAAGCGCTGCGGAAGGTCGTGCGCGCTCACCAGGACGTGTGCTATCGAGCGTTGTTCGACTGTGGCAGTCAGACGATTCACGAACTGGCGTCTGGAAAGCGGTTCGTTGGCACGAAGCGGATGGGCTTCTTCGGAGTTCTGCACACGTGGGGGCGAGACTTCACGGTCTACAATCCGCACGTGCATTTCGTGGTGCCCGGCGGTGGTGTTTCGGAAGATGGTTCGCAGGAGCCAACGGCCACGCCTCGGCGCATGAAACGCACCAGGTCAAGCGGCTCGCCACGCCATGGTCCGCCGGGACCGCCCGGCTGGCAGCAGTGTCCGCCGAATTTTCTGCTGCCGGAGAAGGCCGCGTCCACAGTCTTCCCCGCGAAGTTTCGCGATGCGGTTCGAGCGGCGGGGATTGAGGACGAATTTCTGGCCGCTGATCCGCGTGCGTGGACTCGGCCGTGGGTGATGGATGTCGAAGCGGTGGGCGACGGACGCGGCGTGCTGAAGTATCTGGCTCCGTACGTTTACCGTGTGGCGATCAGTAACAACCGCATCGAGTCGATGAATGAGACTCACGTGACCTATCGCTACACGCCGTCGGGGAAGAAGTTTTCGAAGCGTCGCAAAGTTTCGGGGCAGGAGTTTGTGAGAGGCTTTTTGCAGCACGTGTTGCCGCCGAACTTTCACAGAATCCGCTACTACGGTTTTTTGCACTCACACAGTTCGCTGAGTATCGACTATGTGCGGATGCTGGCGTGTTTCTACCTGGGCATGTGTTACATCCTGGCGAAGCGAGCCGTTGCGGAAGAACCACCGAAGCGGCCGATGGTGTGTCGTGAATGCGGCGGTGACCTGCATCTGGTGATGATCACCGATCACGTCGGCCGAGTCCTGTACGAACACCCGCTGCCGTATCTCGATTCCGGATGA
- a CDS encoding GNAT family N-acetyltransferase, protein MLKIRPFDESDWNGVWQIVEPVFRAGETYPYSPDTTQDEAFQIWIGTPQATYIAEDDQSGALLGTYYIKPNQPAQGSHVCNCGYIVSETARGQGVASQMCEHSQQEAVRLGFRAMQFNLVVATNQGAVRLWQKMGFVIVGTLTAAFKHPVLSYVDAHIMYKILVT, encoded by the coding sequence ATGTTGAAAATTCGTCCGTTCGATGAATCGGATTGGAACGGTGTGTGGCAGATCGTCGAACCCGTCTTTCGCGCCGGTGAGACTTATCCGTATTCGCCAGACACTACGCAAGACGAAGCGTTCCAGATTTGGATTGGCACTCCGCAAGCGACGTATATCGCGGAAGACGATCAGAGCGGCGCACTTCTTGGGACGTATTACATTAAACCGAATCAACCTGCGCAGGGATCGCACGTCTGCAACTGCGGCTACATCGTCAGTGAAACAGCACGCGGTCAAGGGGTCGCGTCTCAAATGTGCGAGCATTCGCAGCAGGAGGCAGTGCGTCTCGGATTCAGGGCTATGCAATTTAACCTTGTTGTGGCAACGAATCAGGGAGCTGTGCGGCTGTGGCAGAAAATGGGATTCGTAATTGTTGGCACGCTGACCGCCGCATTTAAGCACCCAGTACTCAGCTATGTTGATGCCCACATTATGTACAAAATATTGGTCACATAA
- a CDS encoding LysE family translocator, whose translation MLPLDSMLTFLTASVLLSLAPGPDNIFVLTQSALNGKLAGLLVTLGLCTGLLVHTSAVAFGVAAIVQTSAVAFATLKFLGAGYLLFLAWQAFRGAGADLAKVGANKSGLGMLYRRGVIMNITNPKVSIFFLAFLPQFAVPANGPVIPQIMMLGGVFILVTLSVFGCVALAAGVLSDRFSKSDRVQRTLNRIAGVVFVCLALKLATTDR comes from the coding sequence ATGCTGCCGCTTGACTCAATGCTTACGTTTCTGACGGCGTCTGTTCTGCTGTCGCTCGCACCTGGTCCGGATAATATTTTCGTTCTCACTCAGTCTGCGTTGAATGGTAAGCTGGCTGGGCTGCTGGTGACGCTTGGGTTGTGCACCGGGCTGCTGGTTCATACTTCGGCAGTGGCGTTTGGAGTTGCAGCGATTGTTCAAACGTCTGCTGTTGCTTTCGCGACGCTTAAGTTTCTTGGCGCTGGCTACCTTTTGTTTCTTGCGTGGCAGGCATTCCGGGGCGCCGGGGCGGATCTCGCCAAAGTGGGGGCGAACAAGTCCGGGCTCGGAATGCTGTATCGACGTGGGGTCATTATGAACATCACCAACCCTAAGGTTTCAATCTTCTTTCTGGCCTTCCTGCCGCAATTTGCCGTGCCGGCGAATGGGCCTGTGATACCGCAGATCATGATGCTTGGCGGTGTGTTTATTCTCGTGACGCTCAGCGTATTTGGCTGCGTGGCACTGGCGGCCGGCGTCCTCAGTGATCGGTTCTCAAAATCAGATCGCGTACAACGCACTCTGAACCGAATCGCGGGCGTCGTGTTCGTCTGCCTCGCGTTAAAACTTGCCACGACTGACAGGTGA
- a CDS encoding VOC family protein: protein MQNSPPITGVSEVVLSVANLPAMRDFYMRVMGFSLHSELSMEAAVADPDGEPTITFLTICETDTPLGRGGHPQLLALIDYRRHVHAKKRLVGHDVTQSTLNHLAFEIPPESFDHHTKRLDELGIDVSVSEFPTMNARAMFFKDPEGNVLELICHHSMEP from the coding sequence ATGCAGAATTCTCCACCAATCACTGGCGTGTCAGAAGTCGTACTTAGCGTTGCGAACTTGCCGGCAATGCGAGACTTCTACATGCGAGTCATGGGGTTTTCGCTCCATAGTGAGTTGTCGATGGAGGCTGCCGTCGCGGACCCAGACGGCGAGCCAACGATCACTTTCCTCACGATTTGCGAAACGGACACGCCTCTTGGTCGGGGAGGCCATCCGCAACTTTTGGCTCTGATCGACTACCGGCGTCATGTTCATGCCAAAAAGCGTTTGGTTGGGCACGACGTCACTCAATCTACGTTGAATCATCTGGCGTTTGAGATTCCGCCAGAGAGTTTCGACCATCACACGAAACGACTGGACGAACTGGGGATCGATGTGTCTGTCTCAGAATTCCCGACGATGAACGCCCGTGCGATGTTTTTTAAGGATCCGGAAGGCAACGTATTAGAGCTAATCTGCCATCATTCGATGGAGCCTTAG
- a CDS encoding ISAs1 family transposase, which produces MSTVELAVTQELTGNIVHYFDQLKDPRSNINRLHLLGDVIVIAICGVLANADGPSAIAEWARLNADGLQKHLALPHGIPKKDTYRRVLSLLKPNDFQACFVQWIESLEGLSDEQKEGYRKQIAIDGKALRRSHDKKNGLGALFIVSAWASDQGISLGQVATEEKSNEITAIPKLLNEINIDEAIITIDAAGCQKNIAQQIVSGNADYVLALKGNQPKLYEVVQKFFLDHLEDDFARCPVSRYEETEKGHGRQEQRIYYQATVPVDFDVGHKWAGLKTIGTAIRMYEQDGIHHSDVRYYISSLRRKGELFATTVRGHWAIENTLHWSLDMTYREDESRVRNRIFANNLSWLRRLTLSLIKKHPGKQSNVMKRRMAGWNIDYLMQILTGKTT; this is translated from the coding sequence ATGTCGACAGTTGAACTGGCGGTCACCCAGGAGCTGACAGGAAACATTGTTCATTACTTTGATCAACTGAAAGACCCGCGTTCCAACATCAATCGTCTGCATCTGCTTGGTGATGTGATTGTGATCGCCATTTGCGGAGTGCTGGCCAACGCCGACGGCCCCAGTGCGATTGCGGAATGGGCGCGACTGAATGCCGATGGCCTGCAGAAACACCTGGCACTTCCGCATGGCATTCCGAAAAAAGATACGTACCGGCGCGTCCTTTCTCTCCTGAAGCCGAACGACTTTCAAGCGTGCTTCGTGCAATGGATTGAATCGCTGGAAGGACTTTCCGACGAACAGAAAGAAGGCTACAGAAAACAGATTGCGATTGATGGCAAAGCACTCCGTCGATCACATGACAAAAAGAATGGGCTGGGTGCGTTGTTCATCGTGAGTGCGTGGGCTTCTGATCAGGGGATTTCTCTGGGACAGGTGGCGACGGAAGAGAAGTCGAACGAGATCACCGCGATCCCGAAATTACTGAACGAAATCAATATCGATGAGGCGATCATTACGATTGACGCAGCGGGTTGTCAAAAAAACATTGCGCAGCAGATCGTGTCTGGCAATGCAGACTATGTGTTAGCCCTGAAAGGCAACCAACCGAAACTCTATGAGGTCGTGCAGAAGTTTTTTCTCGATCACCTGGAGGATGACTTCGCTCGCTGTCCCGTCAGTCGCTATGAAGAAACAGAGAAGGGACACGGTCGGCAGGAACAGAGAATCTACTATCAGGCGACCGTGCCTGTCGATTTTGACGTGGGCCACAAATGGGCCGGACTCAAGACCATCGGAACGGCGATCCGAATGTACGAGCAGGACGGCATTCATCATTCTGACGTTCGCTACTACATCAGCAGTCTGCGTCGCAAAGGCGAGCTGTTCGCAACAACGGTTCGTGGTCACTGGGCCATAGAAAACACGCTGCACTGGAGTCTCGACATGACCTACCGCGAGGATGAGAGTCGAGTCCGAAACCGAATCTTCGCGAACAATTTGTCATGGCTCAGACGACTCACACTCAGCCTCATCAAGAAACATCCTGGCAAACAAAGCAACGTCATGAAAAGAAGAATGGCCGGATGGAACATTGACTATTTGATGCAAATCCTTACCGGCAAAACAACTTAG
- a CDS encoding SDR family NAD(P)-dependent oxidoreductase: protein MSTLKKLAIGGSLAFVGLRLARYAIRQSRRFDWQGKRVLITGASRGLGLVIARQLADKGARLAICARSADDLREAKRQLEAQGAEVHTVPCDVRDRSQVTEAVRSIEAELGGIDVLINVAGIIEVGPFDAMTNDDFEDSMATNCWGALNTIKEVLPGMKARGFGRITNIASMGGKRAVPHMLPYAASKFALVGLSNGLRAELLHENIFVTTACPGLMRTGSPRNAKFKGQHRYEYAWFSIGDSLPLVSMDVEQAAAQIIRGCEEGRGEFVVTSPLNIAIHLQSLFPELTRDILALMATVLPKMGGIGQQAARGYDSESAAAPSFLTELSQRSARENNQYGYEPPAA, encoded by the coding sequence ATGAGCACGCTTAAGAAACTCGCAATCGGAGGCAGCCTCGCCTTCGTTGGACTTCGACTCGCCCGCTACGCCATTCGGCAATCGCGTCGATTCGATTGGCAGGGCAAGCGTGTACTCATCACAGGAGCGTCCCGCGGCCTGGGGCTTGTGATTGCACGTCAGCTGGCTGACAAAGGTGCGCGGCTCGCGATCTGCGCACGATCCGCAGATGACCTTCGGGAAGCAAAGCGGCAACTGGAAGCTCAGGGGGCTGAAGTTCACACAGTGCCGTGCGACGTGCGCGACCGCTCGCAGGTTACTGAAGCCGTTAGGTCCATCGAAGCTGAACTCGGCGGGATCGACGTTTTGATCAATGTCGCGGGTATCATCGAGGTGGGACCATTCGACGCAATGACCAATGACGACTTCGAGGATTCCATGGCGACCAACTGTTGGGGCGCACTGAACACCATCAAGGAAGTACTGCCGGGGATGAAGGCACGCGGTTTCGGACGGATCACCAACATCGCCTCCATGGGCGGCAAAAGAGCTGTGCCGCACATGTTGCCGTACGCCGCCAGCAAGTTTGCGCTCGTCGGCTTGTCCAACGGCCTGCGGGCTGAGCTTCTACACGAAAACATATTTGTCACAACCGCCTGCCCGGGACTGATGCGAACTGGCAGCCCTCGCAACGCCAAGTTTAAGGGCCAGCATCGCTATGAGTACGCATGGTTCAGCATTGGAGATTCGCTTCCTCTGGTGTCAATGGATGTCGAGCAGGCGGCGGCTCAAATTATCCGAGGTTGCGAGGAGGGACGCGGAGAATTCGTCGTCACCAGTCCACTGAACATCGCGATTCACCTTCAATCGCTGTTTCCGGAACTCACACGAGACATCCTCGCATTGATGGCTACCGTGCTACCGAAGATGGGTGGTATCGGTCAGCAGGCGGCTCGCGGGTACGACAGCGAATCAGCCGCTGCACCATCGTTTCTGACGGAACTGAGTCAACGATCTGCGAGGGAAAACAATCAGTACGGGTACGAACCACCCGCAGCGTGA
- a CDS encoding DUF3253 domain-containing protein — protein sequence MTNSPSIENEEAEIATAILSLCKQRTPAKTACPSEVARALYPDDWRDHMNAIRNVATRLVSDGIIETTQHGVAMDPATSRGPIRLRLAHSDLTTRQPTENEHEHA from the coding sequence ATGACGAACTCTCCCTCAATAGAAAATGAAGAAGCAGAAATCGCGACCGCTATTCTGAGTCTCTGCAAACAAAGAACGCCTGCGAAAACAGCCTGCCCATCTGAGGTTGCCCGGGCGCTGTATCCGGACGATTGGCGAGACCACATGAACGCTATTCGGAACGTTGCCACGAGGCTGGTAAGTGACGGCATCATCGAAACCACGCAACATGGCGTCGCTATGGACCCTGCCACAAGTCGAGGCCCGATTCGTCTACGGCTGGCGCATTCTGATTTGACAACAAGGCAACCAACGGAAAACGAACATGAGCACGCTTAA
- a CDS encoding App1 family protein translates to MSSRSTWREELKQALTEVVSCADDFVDIRWRSLRHRFGWDGIPKIQPYIGYADSTTVRLHGRVLTNPPAELPGENDRWWQNLANTYQRFESDEVPDCEVEIRLGEITHRTVTDAEGYFFVEEPHEFTDTSRGLWSKATIQIVNHPRVSSDASLVTCRVMTPPRNAKFGVISDVDDTILYTGVTRLLTMAKLTFLGNSRTRLPLAGAASLYHALQGTEKPENSESLNPIFYVSSSPWNLFDLLEDFLELNRIPLGPLLLRDLGFDTNKFLAEGHDHKLDKARNILNQYPDLPFLLFGDSGEDDARLYATAAEEFGEQITAIFIRDVDPDVISDRDESVGASIKRAEAAGVPMHLIRDSIEAAEILHSMQLLDAADVAMVRSATAVDLKRGA, encoded by the coding sequence TTGTCCTCTCGAAGCACATGGCGTGAAGAACTAAAGCAGGCGCTTACCGAAGTCGTGTCCTGCGCAGACGACTTCGTCGACATCCGCTGGCGATCGTTGCGACACCGCTTCGGTTGGGACGGCATTCCGAAAATTCAGCCGTACATCGGGTACGCGGACAGCACGACCGTGCGGCTTCACGGGCGAGTGCTGACGAATCCACCCGCCGAGCTGCCAGGCGAAAACGATAGGTGGTGGCAGAATCTGGCCAACACGTATCAGCGATTTGAAAGTGACGAGGTTCCGGACTGTGAAGTGGAGATCCGTTTGGGCGAGATCACGCATCGCACCGTTACTGACGCGGAAGGCTATTTCTTTGTTGAAGAGCCGCATGAGTTTACTGACACGTCGCGCGGACTATGGTCGAAGGCCACGATTCAGATTGTCAATCATCCGCGAGTCTCCTCAGATGCATCATTGGTCACATGTCGAGTGATGACGCCACCGCGAAACGCGAAGTTCGGCGTGATCAGCGATGTCGATGATACGATTCTGTATACAGGAGTCACGCGGCTGCTTACGATGGCGAAGCTGACGTTTCTGGGGAATTCTCGCACCAGACTGCCACTCGCCGGCGCGGCATCGCTGTATCACGCTTTGCAGGGAACCGAGAAGCCTGAAAATTCTGAAAGTCTGAATCCGATATTTTACGTCTCCAGTTCGCCATGGAATCTGTTCGATCTACTGGAAGACTTTCTGGAACTGAACCGCATTCCGCTGGGACCGCTACTACTGCGAGACTTGGGATTCGACACCAACAAGTTTCTGGCCGAAGGGCACGATCATAAACTCGACAAGGCCAGAAACATTCTGAACCAATACCCTGACCTGCCGTTTCTGTTGTTCGGTGATTCGGGCGAAGATGACGCTCGTCTGTACGCCACGGCGGCAGAAGAATTCGGCGAGCAGATCACTGCGATCTTTATTCGAGACGTCGATCCGGACGTTATCAGCGACAGGGACGAATCGGTTGGGGCCAGTATTAAACGGGCGGAGGCTGCAGGTGTTCCGATGCACCTGATACGCGACAGCATTGAAGCCGCAGAAATCCTGCACAGTATGCAACTTCTGGATGCGGCCGACGTTGCTATGGTGCGATCCGCTACCGCCGTTGACCTGAAGCGAGGAGCCTAG